One genomic region from Quercus robur chromosome 4, dhQueRobu3.1, whole genome shotgun sequence encodes:
- the LOC126722298 gene encoding heavy metal-associated isoprenylated plant protein 7-like, with amino-acid sequence MTFDILDLLKGKKKVEPPTAEELEKHGIRVVIQYNMTCDSCAKKVLKCCKSFPGVSEANLDATRLLVTVIGVFELEKFVKTLWEKRNKKVKIVEEERIGGKTSKGDGGGQESIEAVKENKLAMKEEEEEQTKKGKHVMDEGQASNGGQQGN; translated from the exons atgaCGTTcgatattttagatcttttaAAGGGTAAAAAGAAAGTGGAACCCCCTACAGCAGAAGAATTAGAAAAACAT GGGATCAGAGTGGTGATACAGTACAACATGACTTGCGATTCTTGTGCAAAAAAAGTCCTGAAATGCTGTAAAAGTTTTCCTG GAGTTTCTGAAGCAAATCTTGATGCTACACGCTTACTGGTAACTGTGATTGGTGTGTTTGAACTAGAAAAGTTCGTAAAAACACTCTGGGAAAAGcgtaataaaaaagtaaaaattgtaGAGGAAGAAAGGATAGGAGGAAAAACAAGCAAGGGAGATGGAGGAGGACAAGAGAGCATCGAAGCAGTGAAGGAAAACAAGCTAGCaatgaaggaggaggaggaggagcaaACAAAGAAAGGCAAACATGTAATGGACGAGGGACAAGCTAGCAATGGAGGACAACAAGGAAATTAA
- the LOC126722299 gene encoding putative disease resistance RPP13-like protein 1 — MGGMGKTTLAQLVYNDHDVNRHFDMKAWIYVSDDFDIVRVTKAIIQSVTSEPYDVNDLDLLQVKLKNILFGKKFLFILDDVWNENYNNWTVLQCPFEFGALGSKVVVTTRNDGVSSLMGTTPSYKLKELSPNACLHVFTQHALGATDFSEHLELQEIGQKIIEMGKGLPLVAKELGGHLRTKHNHDQWKHVLYSNIRDILEEKSAIIPTLRLSYQYLPSQLKRCFAYCSLFPKAYEFEEIELVLLWMAEGLLQEIEGNKQMEDLGSEYFLDLLGRSFFQQSSNHPSRFFMHDLVNDLAQWAARDMCYRLDNKLNANNQSKIPTKVRYFSYIPCFCDGIKRFEDFHEGMSLRTFLPLPERKVCYLTNHVSYHMLPQLKCLRVLSLSGYQIIELSSSIGDLIHLRYLNLSGTLITSSPKSVSSLYNLQTLILRRCFKLTRLPKKIGNLVNLRHLDTTDAYLIKEMPVGLKNLKSLQTLPEFVVGKDTGSKVGDLMNLKFLRKTLCISGLENVINVEDARKADLNGKNLDVLVMKWGSVLNDLLDARVAIDVLDMLQPPTMVKELSIKGYVGARFPTWLGDPLFSKLVLLKMNSCEKCTSLPAIGQLPSLKDLVIIGMAGVRSVGSEFYGDGFVNPFRSLVRLCFEDMQEWQDWIPCGVEHEEFPCLHELSIIKCPKLQGKMSHHLPSLEKISIRKCEQLVVSIPNFPMLHEVEIVGCKEGISKSPVELSSLKSMVLSISDLTSLTEEFMQGSTKISDHAQDL, encoded by the exons ATGGGGGGAATGGGTAAGACAACTCTTGCTCAACTAGTTTACAACGACCATGATGTGAATCGTCATTTTGATATGAAAGCATGGATTTATGTTTCTGATGATTTTGACATTGTAAGGGTGACAAAAGCAATTATACAATCTGTCACTTCTGAGCCCTATGATGTTAATGATTTAGATTTACTTCAAGTCAAACTGAAGAACATATTATTTGGGAAGAagtttttattcattttggatgatgtttggaatgaaaattacaataattGGACTGTCTTACAATGTCCATTTGAATTTGGGGCTCTAGGAAGTAAGGTTGTTGTCACAACTCGAAATGATGGTGTTTCATCATTAATGGGCACTACTCCAAGTTACAAGTTGAAGGAGTTGTCACCAAATGCTTGTTTGCATGTATTTACCCAACACGCATTGGGAGCAACAGATTTTAGTGAACATTTGGAACTTCAAGAAATTGGCCAAAAAATTATAGAGATGGGTAAGGGCTTGCCTTTGGTAGCAAAAGAACTTGGAGGCCATTTACGCACTAAGCACAACCATGATCAGTGGAAACATGTGCTATATAGCAACATCCGAGATATACTGGAGGAGAAAAGTGCTATTATTCCAACTCTTAGATTGAGTTACCAATACCTCCCTTCACAATTAAAGAGGTGTTTTGCCTATTGTTCTCTATTCCCAAAGGCCTACGAATTCGAAGAGATAGAACTAGTCTTGTTATGGATGGCAGAAGGTTTGCTTCAAGAAATAGAAGGAAACAAGCAAATGGAAGATCTTGGTAGTGAGTATTTTCTTGATCTACTAGGGAGATCATTTTTCCAACAATCAAGCAATCATCCATCACGTTTTTTCATGCATGACTTGGTCAATGATCTAGCTCAATGGGCTGCAAGAGACATGTGTTATAGGTTGGACAACAAATTGAATGCAAATAATCAATCCAAGATTCCCACAAAGGTACGCTATTTCTCATATATTCCTTGCTTTTGTGATGGCATCAAAAGATTTGAAGACTTCCACGAAGGCATGTCATTACGGACTTTCCTACCACTACCAGAAAGGAAAGTTTGCTACTTAACAAATCATGTTTCTTATCATATGTTGCCACAATTGAAATGTTTAAGGGTATTATCTTTAAGTGGATATCAAATTATTGAGCTATCAAGTTCTATTGGTGATTTGATACATTTAAGATACCTCAACCTTTCTGGTACTTTGATTACCAGTTCACCAAAATCAGTAAGTTCTTTATACAATTTGCAAACATTGATATTGAGACGTTGTTTCAAACTTACAAGGTTACCAAAGAAAATTGGGAATCTAGTCAATCTTAGACATCTTGATACTACAGATGCTTATTTAATCAAAGAGATGCCAGTGggactaaaaaatttaaaaagcctACAAACACTACCTGAATTTGTTGTGGGAAAAGATACCGGATCTAAGGTAGGAGACTTGATGAACTTGAAGTTTCTTCGCAAAACACTTTGCATTTCAGGCTTAGAGAATGTAATTAATGTTGAGGATGCTAGAAAGGCTGATTTAAATGGTAAGAACTTAGATGTATTGGTTATGAAATGGGGGTCTGTGCTTAATGATTTACTAGATGCAAGAGTTGCAATAGATGTTCTTGACATGTTACAACCTCCAACAATGGTAAAAGAACTTTCCATTAAGGGTTATGTTGGTGCAAGATTTCCAACTTGGTTAGGAGAtcctttattttctaaattggTGCTCCTTAAGATgaatagttgtgaaaaatgcACATCCTTGCCTGCGATTGGACAATTACCCTCCCTAAAGGATCTTGTCATTATAGGAATGGCTGGGGTGAGAAGTGTTGGTTCTGAGTTTTATGGGGATGGTTTCGTTAATCCTTTTAGATCTTTAGTTAGACTTTGCTTTGAGGATATGCAAGAATGGCAAGACTGGATTCCTTGTGGAGTTGAGCATGAAGAATTCCCTTGCTTGCATGAGCTTTCTATCATTAAATGCCCCAAATTGCAAGGAAAAATGTCCCACCATCTCCCATCATTGGAAAAAATTTCTATTCGTAAATGTGAGCAGTTGGTTGTTTCGATTCCAAATTTTCCAATGCTTCATGAGGTAGAAATTGTCGGATGCAAAGAGGGGATAAGCAAAAGTCCTGTTGAGTTAAGCTCACTGAAGTCCATGGTTCTTTCTATTTCAGATTTGACAAGTTTGACAGAGGAATTCATGCAAGGATCAACAAAG ATATCAGATCATGCCCAAGACTTGTGA
- the LOC126723184 gene encoding putative disease resistance protein At3g14460 produces MKIKNCNALKSLPMSNSMCIEYAYIDNCHSLTCISRGHLPPTLRRLHIKNCENLQVVLDEEEASSSSSLVRNEGNRYGNSSSNESLLEHLEIRECSSLKCLSSKNQFPAALKNLFVYKCPELESVTKELQNDASLEHFQICHCEKLKSLPEGLHRLCHLYVIKIWDCSSLVSFPDGGLLPTSLRKLSIENCEKLEALPNCLPNLTYLQELVICRCPSIISFTEEGYPTNLTSLWLSGVNICKQLFEWGIHRLTSLRDLNIMGGFPNLQSFPEAEEGGKTMMMMLLPISLTSLSIINFPNLVLLSKGFQHLSALEMLYIKDCPKLDYLPENGLPPSLLKLYIYRCPLLEQHCKKGKG; encoded by the coding sequence atgaaaattaaaaattgcaaTGCTCTGAAATCCTTGCCGATGTCCAATAGTATGTGTATTGAATACGCATATATTGATAACTGCCATTCTCTCACCTGCATTTCAAGAGGCCATCTACCTCCAACTTTGAGAAGGCTACACATTAAAAATTGTGAGAATTTGCAAGTTGTGCTTGATGAGGAGGAggcctcttcctcttcttctttagtGAGGAATGAGGGAAATCGTTATGGCAATAGCAGTAGTAATGAGTCACTTCTTGAACACTTGGAGATTAGGGAATGTTCATCTCTAAAATGCTTGTCATCAAAAAACCAGTTTCCTGCTGCCTTGAAAAACCTTTTTGTATACAAATGTCCAGAGCTGGAGTCAGTAACAAAAGAGTTACAAAATGATGCCTCTCTTGAACACTTCCAAATTTGTCATTGTGAAAAGCTTAAGTCCTTACCTGAGGGCCTACACAGACTCTGCCACCTCTATGTGATCAAGATATGGGACTGTTCTAGTCTTGTTTCCTTCCCGGATGGAGGTCTCCTCCCAACCAGCCTGAGAAAGCTTTCAATCGAAAACTGCGAGAAACTTGAGGCCTTGCCTAACTGCTTGCCCAACCTCACCTATCTTCAAGAACTAGTTATATGCCGGTGTCCAAGCATCATATCCTTCACGGAAGAGGGTTACCCCACAAATCTTACATCACTTTGGCTGTCAGGGGTTAATATCTGTAAGCAACTATTTGAGTGGGGGATCCACAGACTCACATCTCTTAGAGATCTCAACATTATGGGCGGGTTTCCGAATTTGCAGTCATTTCCTGAGGCTGAGGAAGGTGGGaagacaatgatgatgatgctgcTGCCTATCTCTCTCACTAGCCTGAGTATTataaattttccaaatttaGTACTCCTGTCCAAAGGCTTTCAACACCTCTCTGCTCTTGAAATGTTGTATATCAAAGATTGTCCTAAACTTGACTACCTCCCAGAGAACGGTCTGCCTCCTTCACTTCTGAAACTTTATATTTATAGGTGTCCTCTACTGGAACAGCACTGCAAGAAAGGCAAAGGTTGA